CCCGGGCCGTTGTTCACTTCCTCCGCGCGATCAGACCTGTGCGGGTGGAGTCGAGGAAGGCATCGACTTCTCCACCGACTCGGCAGCTGCCGCCGGAGACAGGGCGCCCAGGCCGCCGCCCGGGTGGCCGACGCTAGCACTGGGGATCTCATAGGCGGTCTCGGCGTGCAGGACGGTGTCGAGACCGACCATCTCGGTCTCCTCGTCGACGCGGATGCCCATGACCTTGTCGAGACCCTTCGCGATGAGCCAGGTCATCACGAACGAGTAGGTGCAGGTGATCGCGATACCGGCGAGCTCACGCCAGATGATGTCGGGATCGCCGCCGAAGAGGACACCCTGGACGCCGGCCGGGGCGACATCGGTGGCGAACAGGATGATGCAGAAGGTACCCACGATGCCGCCGATGCCGTGCACGGCGAAGGCGTCGAGCGTCTCGTCGACCTTCAGCTTCGACTTGAAGCTCAGCAGGAAGGCGACGACCGCGGCGGCGAAGATGCCGACGAGGAGGGCACCGAGCGGGGCCATGCTGCTGGCTGCCGGGGTGATGCCGACCAGACCCGCGACGACGCCGGTGATGATGCCCAGCGAGGTGACATGACCTTCACGCCACTTCTCGATGATCGCGAAGCCGATCATGCCGGCGGAACCGGCGAGCAGCGTGTTCAGGATGACCGACTGGGCGAGGAAGTTGGCGCCGAGGGCACAGCTGCCGTTGAAGCCGAACCAGCCGAAGAACAGGATGCCGCCACCGAGCATGGTCATCGGCACGTTGTGCGGACGCTCCATGCGGCGCTTCCGGGCACCCAGCACAACGGCCAGCGCGAGCGCTGCGACACCCGAGTTCATGTGGACCGCGGTTCCGCCTGCGTAGTCGACGATCTCGACCTTGTTGAGCAGGAAGCCGCCCTTGTAGTTGTCGTCGACATCGGCGGAGAACACCCAGTGGGCCACGGGGAAGTAGACCACCAGGAGCCAGATCGGTGCGAAGACGAGCCATGCGGAGAACTTCATGCGGCCGGCGGCACCACTGGCCACGATGGCGATGGTGATGGCCGCGAACAGGATGAACCAGGCCGCGAAGTACAGCGTCTGGGTAGCCCCGGAGGCGTCGTCGGTCAGCCAGTTGGTCAGGCCGATGAAGTCGGTCGGGTTGCCGATGAGGCCCCACCCGCCCACCGACGGCCCGGACACGAGTCCGTAGCCGATGACGACATAGAGCACGGCGGTGATGCCGAGGGTCGAGATGACCATCGACATGATGTTCAGCACGTTCTTCGAGCCGACCATGCCGCCGTAGAAGAAGGCGAGGCCGGGGAACATGAGCAGGACGAAGACGAAGGCTGCCAGCATCCAGGCCAGGTCGGCGTTAGCCGCGAGAATCGGTTCCATGGGCGATCTTTCGGTTCGGAGACTTGAGAAGTCGGTGGTTGTTGCACCAGCAGCTCACGGGCGTCATTGACCGCGTAGATAAGCGACGACACTGTCGCGATAGTCGAGGAATCCCTTGTAGGCGGCGATGTCCTCACCGAGTGTCTCGATGACGGTCGCCAACTGATCGGCCCACTCGGGTATTCGCTTCACGTCCTCCAGCGAGGCCATGAATGTCCGGATATTGAACGTCACCGCGCCCGACATCGGCAACCGGACGAAGTGTTCCAATTCGATTCGCAGGCGCGCCCTGGCGAAATCGCCGTCGGCGACCATGCCCGGGACGTCACCTGCCCAGGCCGGCAGCTCCTCGAGACTGACGTCGAGCTTGTGCGAATCCGAAGCCGAGAGAGTCCAGTTCACCCTGCGGTACACCTGATCCGCGGGTAGCCTGCGCAAGAACTGTTCGGCGCGGGCGACGATGCCCTCGCGAAGCATGCGCGGGACCGGGGCGTGGATGTCGTACATGTCCATACCGACATCGAAGGAGACCGACCACGCCGCGGCGAAGGTCACCACACCGGCGTCGAAGTACAGGTGCCCGTCGCGTTCGGTCACGAGCAAGAGGTCGTCGGGCACTTCGCGCGCCAGGAACTCCATCGGCCCGTAGGGCAGGGAGTCGGGGGCCCCGAGCACGAATTCCTGGTCGGTGCCGAGGATCTCGTTGCGCCAGTGGAACCGGCCGTCACCGTACTCGTCGAGGTGCATCAGGTCGGGATACGAGATGCTGAGGTCGCGCAGGTAGTAGAGCAGCAGGTCCCAGCAGGCGACCTCCATACCGGCACCGACCCGCGCCCGTGACGGGTCGTTGTCGAGGATCCGCCGGCGTTCGGCCATCATCTCCGGGTACTCCGCACCGCCGAGATCCACCAGATGCCTGCCCCATTCGCCACCGCGGGTTCGCCGGGGGATGCGGGCGGGTTCGACGTTGACGCTGTAGGAGAACTCCTCGAGGTCGTCGGGGAACGGCCACGGCAGGTTGGACAGATGGTCCACCGGGCCGGACAAGTAGTCGCGGGTGGATGCGGGCGGGATTGCTTCTGTGGTCACAGCTCCACCTCGATGTTCTGGCCCCGGGAAACACAGCACAGCATCGCGTCACCAAGCGCCTTCTCCTCGTCGGACAGGACGAGGTCGCGATGTTCGATAGTGCCTCCGCGCACGGGGATTCGACATTCGCCGCAGACCCCCTGGCGGCACAGGTTCGGCACCTCGACACCACTGTCGAGGAGACGTTGGAGCAGTGACACCCCAGCCGGGACGTCGATCCGGTCGCCGGTCGAGGACAGCGTCACGGTGAACGGGTCGCCGGGCTCCTGTTCGGGTGCGGCGAATCGTTCGAGATGGACTCGCGCCGTGGGCCATCCGGCCTGGGCCGCGAGCTCGGTGTAAGTGTCGAGCAGAGCTGCTGGCCCGCACGCGTAGGCGTGGGTCCCGAGCGGTTGCGCCCGGAATCTCTCGGCGAGGAGTTCCGTCGTGGCGTCGACCCCCGACACTTCGTGCAGGGTGATGTCGGGCTGCTGGGCGAGCGCGCGGAGATCGTCGAGGTGGGCTCCGCTGCCGGGCCGGTAGGAGTAGACGATGTCGGCCCGACGCCCCTCCCGGGCCAGCGCCCGTGCGTGCGACAGGACCGGTGTGACGCCGATACCGCCGGCCACCAGCAGCGCTCCCCGCTGGTCGAGTACCGGTGCGAACATCGACCGGGGTCCCTCCACCTCGACGATCGCATCCTCGGAGAGGTTGTCGTGCAACCAGTCCGAACCGCCGCCGGCGCCGCGTCGGAGAACCGAGATGCCGTAGGTGTTGGGGTACATGCCGTCGTCGACGAGCGAGTAGGCGTTGCGGTGCTCGCCGGCGGTGACGATGAGATGGCTACCCGGCTGATACGGCGTGAGGACCTGCGGGGCATCGTCGAGCGGTGCGAACCGGAAGTGGGTGATGTCCTCGGTCAACTGCCGGACGGTGACGACCCGCATCGGCCTCGTCGACGTCGTGTAACCCGGGTGCAGATGTGTGGAGATGGCTGCTGCCGTCATGCTTCGCCTCCCGCGGCCGACGCCAGAAAGCTGCCCATCATCGGCGAATGGTGTTCGTGGATCTCCAGATCCCGGGCGCAACCGGGGCAGGTGACGATCCCGCCGGCACGGCCCTCGACGCGGAAGGTGTTGCGGCAGTGCGCACAGTAGAGCGGCAGATCTCGGGTGTGGACGACGAAGGAGGACAGTTCGCCGGGGACGGCTCCGGCCTCGCGCGCGACCGCCAGCGCGGTCATCACGTCGTACTGGCCACCGGTGACGAGGATGCGGGTGCCGGTGAGCGCTTCGCCGAGGGCGTCGTGGAGGGCCGCCCGATCATGCTCGTCGGTGAGGGTGTCGAGCACGAGCAGCCGGGTGGCTCCGACGGCCTCGGCCGCCGCGACCCAGTTGCGTGACACGTGCGCGGTCTCGGCGTCGTCGCCGATCGCGACCACCAGGAAGGCTGCTCCGGTGGTGTCGACCGCCGGGGGAGTGGTCGGCCACACCGGCATGCCCGGTCCGGTCGGTGCCGGTGTAGTCGGGGCCGGCGGGGTCGGTGCGGCGTCGCGCAACCACTGGGCCGCGCGATCCCGGTACTTGATGATGCCTTTGTAATCGGCCATGTCCGCGGGCAATTCGGCCAGGACCTCGGCGGCACGACGCCGCCACGGATCGACGGTGGCCACCTGCTCCAGGGGGAGCATGTAGGTGCGGATCAGGAACATGACCGCACCCGAGTCCGGTAGTCGGATCAGGTGTTGCACCTCGACACGGAGATGGACGCGACGACCGAACTCGGCGTCGTCGACGAGCTGGATGCTCTCCCGGTCGGGGCCCCACTCGGGGTAGATCTCGGTCGAGACGTCGAGGCGGCGATCGATGGTGAGTGTCCAGTTGGTCCGCCGGTACGGCTGGTGCGGTTGGAGACGCTTGAGGAACTCGTGGGCCCGGGTGATGACGCCTTCCTTGCGCACCCGCGGGACGGGCCCGTGGATCTCGAGGAAGCTCATGCCGACGTCGAAGCCGAAGCTCCAGTCGGCGGCGAAGGTCACCACACCGGCGTCGACGAAGAGTTGGTCGTTGCGGTGGTCGAGGAGGGCGATGTCCTCCTGGACCTGAGAGGTGATGTAGCGCAACGGTTCGTCGGGCAGAGTGGCGGCGTCACCGTAGCGGAAGTGCTGCTCGATGCCGAGGATTCCGTTGCGCCACACCCATTCATCTGGTCCCGTCGAGCGCAGCTGCATCTGCTCCGGATACGCGGCGTCGAGCTCACGCATGAGGGTGAACATCGCATCCCACGCCGCGGGGA
The sequence above is drawn from the Gordonia rubripertincta genome and encodes:
- a CDS encoding heme-dependent oxidative N-demethylase family protein, translating into MTTEAIPPASTRDYLSGPVDHLSNLPWPFPDDLEEFSYSVNVEPARIPRRTRGGEWGRHLVDLGGAEYPEMMAERRRILDNDPSRARVGAGMEVACWDLLLYYLRDLSISYPDLMHLDEYGDGRFHWRNEILGTDQEFVLGAPDSLPYGPMEFLAREVPDDLLLVTERDGHLYFDAGVVTFAAAWSVSFDVGMDMYDIHAPVPRMLREGIVARAEQFLRRLPADQVYRRVNWTLSASDSHKLDVSLEELPAWAGDVPGMVADGDFARARLRIELEHFVRLPMSGAVTFNIRTFMASLEDVKRIPEWADQLATVIETLGEDIAAYKGFLDYRDSVVAYLRGQ
- a CDS encoding ammonium transporter; protein product: MEPILAANADLAWMLAAFVFVLLMFPGLAFFYGGMVGSKNVLNIMSMVISTLGITAVLYVVIGYGLVSGPSVGGWGLIGNPTDFIGLTNWLTDDASGATQTLYFAAWFILFAAITIAIVASGAAGRMKFSAWLVFAPIWLLVVYFPVAHWVFSADVDDNYKGGFLLNKVEIVDYAGGTAVHMNSGVAALALAVVLGARKRRMERPHNVPMTMLGGGILFFGWFGFNGSCALGANFLAQSVILNTLLAGSAGMIGFAIIEKWREGHVTSLGIITGVVAGLVGITPAASSMAPLGALLVGIFAAAVVAFLLSFKSKLKVDETLDAFAVHGIGGIVGTFCIILFATDVAPAGVQGVLFGGDPDIIWRELAGIAITCTYSFVMTWLIAKGLDKVMGIRVDEETEMVGLDTVLHAETAYEIPSASVGHPGGGLGALSPAAAAESVEKSMPSSTPPAQV
- a CDS encoding PDR/VanB family oxidoreductase, which codes for MTAAAISTHLHPGYTTSTRPMRVVTVRQLTEDITHFRFAPLDDAPQVLTPYQPGSHLIVTAGEHRNAYSLVDDGMYPNTYGISVLRRGAGGGSDWLHDNLSEDAIVEVEGPRSMFAPVLDQRGALLVAGGIGVTPVLSHARALAREGRRADIVYSYRPGSGAHLDDLRALAQQPDITLHEVSGVDATTELLAERFRAQPLGTHAYACGPAALLDTYTELAAQAGWPTARVHLERFAAPEQEPGDPFTVTLSSTGDRIDVPAGVSLLQRLLDSGVEVPNLCRQGVCGECRIPVRGGTIEHRDLVLSDEEKALGDAMLCCVSRGQNIEVEL
- a CDS encoding heme-dependent oxidative N-demethylase family protein, producing the protein MTSTLDNTDAKTSAETDLIAGFPFPFLEDRYRYSTNVEPAEQPVTTPAGRWGTAVVDIDSEYRAELAQRAVILAADPTRHAVLPHMVPAAWDAMFTLMRELDAAYPEQMQLRSTGPDEWVWRNGILGIEQHFRYGDAATLPDEPLRYITSQVQEDIALLDHRNDQLFVDAGVVTFAADWSFGFDVGMSFLEIHGPVPRVRKEGVITRAHEFLKRLQPHQPYRRTNWTLTIDRRLDVSTEIYPEWGPDRESIQLVDDAEFGRRVHLRVEVQHLIRLPDSGAVMFLIRTYMLPLEQVATVDPWRRRAAEVLAELPADMADYKGIIKYRDRAAQWLRDAAPTPPAPTTPAPTGPGMPVWPTTPPAVDTTGAAFLVVAIGDDAETAHVSRNWVAAAEAVGATRLLVLDTLTDEHDRAALHDALGEALTGTRILVTGGQYDVMTALAVAREAGAVPGELSSFVVHTRDLPLYCAHCRNTFRVEGRAGGIVTCPGCARDLEIHEHHSPMMGSFLASAAGGEA